One Polaribacter sp. KT25b DNA segment encodes these proteins:
- the rplU gene encoding 50S ribosomal protein L21, with the protein MYAIVEIAGQQFKVAKDQKVYVHRLQGEAGSKVTFDNVLLLDNAGNVTIGAPAIEGASVTAQILSHLKGDKVIVFKKKRRKGFKKKNGHRQYLSEIQIESIAATGGAKATPKKETAKAAPKKAAKADDLKKIEGAGPKAAEALVNAGLDTFAKVAKADPAKLSEILTEASSRLSHLVTTTWPKQAGLAADGKWDELKELQDRLDGGIEK; encoded by the coding sequence ATGTACGCAATCGTAGAGATAGCAGGGCAGCAGTTTAAAGTAGCAAAAGACCAAAAAGTATACGTTCATCGTTTACAAGGAGAGGCAGGATCAAAAGTAACTTTTGATAACGTTCTTTTACTTGATAACGCTGGTAATGTAACAATTGGCGCCCCAGCTATAGAAGGAGCTTCTGTAACAGCTCAAATTTTAAGTCACTTAAAAGGTGATAAAGTAATCGTTTTCAAAAAGAAAAGAAGAAAAGGATTCAAAAAGAAAAATGGACACAGACAGTATTTAAGCGAGATTCAAATTGAATCTATTGCTGCTACTGGTGGTGCAAAAGCAACTCCTAAAAAGGAAACTGCAAAAGCTGCTCCTAAAAAAGCTGCAAAAGCAGATGATTTAAAGAAAATTGAAGGTGCAGGACCTAAAGCAGCAGAAGCTTTAGTAAATGCAGGTTTAGATACTTTTGCAAAAGTAGCAAAAGCTGATCCAGCAAAATTGAGTGAAATCTTAACTGAAGCAAGTTCTAGATTATCTCATTTAGTAACAACTACTTGGCCAAAACAAGCAGGTTTAGCTGCTGATGGTAAGTGGGATGAATTAAAAGAATTACAAGATAGATTAGACGGAGGTATTGAAAAATAA
- a CDS encoding pitrilysin family protein has translation MKKSILSLASAMLFVFSANAQKVEFEEYNLDNGMHVILHKDTSAPVVVTSVMYHVGAKDEQPGRTGMAHFFEHLLFEGTKNIKKGEWFKLVSSNGGRNNANTTDDRTYYYEIFPSNKLELGLWMESERLLHPIIGQDGVDTQNEVVKEEKRLRVDNQPYSHFLEYVKENIFKKHPYKGTTIGKMEDLDAATLEEFLAFNKKFYVPNNATLVVAGDIDIASAKKMIQDYFGPIPKGAEITKDFPMEDPITEAMYAKGYDPNIQIPAIMAAYRTPSMKTKDSRVLDMISSYLSTGRSSVLYKKLVDEKKMALQAGAINASQEDYGTYILYGLPQGETKLEDIIKEIDEEIVKIQTELISERDYQKLQNKFENDFVNSNSSVEGIANSLARYNVLYGDTNLINTEIDIYRSITRDDILAVAKKYLNPNQRLILEYLPEKK, from the coding sequence ATGAAGAAAAGTATTTTATCTCTTGCTTCTGCTATGCTATTTGTTTTTTCTGCAAATGCACAAAAAGTAGAGTTTGAAGAGTACAATTTAGATAACGGAATGCACGTTATTTTACACAAAGACACTTCTGCACCTGTAGTAGTAACCTCTGTAATGTATCATGTTGGTGCTAAAGATGAACAACCAGGAAGAACTGGAATGGCACACTTTTTTGAACATTTATTATTTGAAGGAACAAAAAATATTAAAAAAGGAGAATGGTTTAAATTGGTTTCTTCTAATGGTGGTAGAAATAACGCCAATACCACAGACGACAGAACTTATTATTACGAAATTTTTCCGTCAAATAAACTTGAGTTAGGTCTTTGGATGGAATCTGAACGTTTATTGCACCCTATTATTGGGCAAGATGGTGTTGACACACAAAATGAAGTTGTAAAAGAAGAAAAAAGATTACGAGTAGATAATCAACCTTATTCTCATTTTTTAGAATATGTAAAAGAAAACATTTTTAAAAAACACCCTTATAAAGGTACAACCATTGGTAAAATGGAAGACTTAGATGCAGCAACTTTAGAAGAGTTTTTAGCATTTAACAAAAAGTTTTACGTACCAAATAATGCAACTTTAGTAGTTGCTGGTGATATTGATATTGCTTCTGCAAAAAAAATGATTCAGGATTATTTTGGACCAATTCCAAAAGGAGCAGAAATCACTAAAGATTTCCCAATGGAAGATCCAATTACAGAAGCAATGTATGCTAAAGGATATGACCCAAATATTCAGATTCCTGCTATTATGGCTGCATACAGAACACCTTCTATGAAAACAAAAGATTCTAGAGTTTTAGATATGATTTCATCATACTTAAGTACTGGTAGAAGTTCTGTTTTGTACAAAAAGTTAGTTGATGAGAAAAAAATGGCTTTACAAGCAGGTGCAATTAATGCTAGTCAAGAAGATTATGGTACTTACATCTTATACGGCTTACCACAAGGTGAAACTAAATTAGAAGACATTATTAAAGAAATTGATGAAGAGATTGTTAAAATACAAACTGAATTAATATCAGAAAGAGATTATCAAAAACTACAAAACAAATTTGAAAATGACTTTGTAAACTCAAACTCTAGTGTAGAAGGTATTGCAAACTCTTTAGCTCGATACAATGTGTTATATGGAGATACAAATTTAATTAATACAGAAATTGATATTTACAGATCAATTACAAGAGACGATATTCTAGCAGTTGCAAAGAAATATTTGAATCCTAATCAACGATTAATTTTAGAATATTTACCAGAAAAAAAATAA